The following DNA comes from Tepidanaerobacter syntrophicus.
AGTTCTCGTTACTAACATAATTACATTGACTACAAGTCCTATAGGTATAACAAATGCACCAACCTTTGATGCGAAAGCAATTGCCGCAGCAGCAGGCCAACCCACGTCGATAACATCTAACTTAAGTCCACTGTTCTTTACTAATGCTTCAGCGGCAGGACCAAGATTATTAGACAGTAAACCAATTACCAGATTTATGCCTATAAAACCTATTCCGATTATGATGCCTGATCTCAAAGCCCTTCCTGGCTTTTCTCCAAAAATTAAGCTTAATATAAAAATTAATATCGGTAGCATAACAACAGCGCCTAAATCTAATATTGCATTTATAATAGACAAATTTACACTCTCCCTTCATTTCTAATTAATTTGTATATTTTGCAATTAATAACATGTCTAGGTTTAGGTGTTTTTACTTTTTTAGTTCGTCTATAATTTTTTTTATAGTTTCTTCTTCTCCTACCCCTGTTATAAAAGGCAAACCACTAATGACAGGAACATCATAATTACCGCTTACAAATGTTGTTGATATTATAAGATCTGCTCCATTAGAATAACTGTTTAATTCTGTAACTTTACATTGCGATATATCTGCCTTAATTCCCTCCTTTCTACATGCCTCTTCAACTTTTTCAGCAACTACTGTAGATGTAGCTATCCCTGTGCCACACGCAATTACTATCTTTTTACTTTTCATAAGTCCACCTCTATATAGAATTTATATTATTATTTAACTCATCTGTTGCATTGCTAATTGCAGAATTCAATTCTTTGGCAAATTCTTCTTTATTTTCAATGCTTATTAGTTTAATCAAAAATCGTTTTTTTTGAAAAATATCTACTAATTTTTTAAGTAAATTAATTTGGGTGTTTGGATCAGTAATTGCTAGCATAAAAATAAGCTTTACATCAACTTCTTCGTCTGGATTTCCCATTACATTAAATTTTACCGGGTTCTTTAAGGTCGCAACTGCAATTCCTGGTTTTATTACATGTTCTATATCGGTATGTGGAATAGCTACGCCTACTCCATTAGTTGGCAGTCCTGTGGGGTATTCTTTTTCTCTTTGCAAAATAGCGTTTAAATAACTGCTTTTTACATATCCTTCTGAAATAAGCTTTTTTGCCATTAATGTTATTACTTCTTCTTTTTCAGTTGCTTCAACGTTTAGCATAATAAGCGATGGATCGATTAATTTTACTTCCTGCATAATTTTCCTCCTATTTCTTGTTCTCGTATAAATCTTATATTATATTTAATCTGAAATTTCAATTGGACTTCTGGTTTCTATTCTCGCAAGTTCCGTGCCAACATTTTGGAAGTTTATGTTTTTTATAGGAGAAGTTCTAGCATTATGCCTTTTACATCCGCTGGAGTCTTTGAATTTCTTAGCTTTGCGATGAAGTCGGGTTTTTTAAATAAATCATAAAGCTCTAAAACCATTTCCTTTGACTCCTCATTTAATGCCAGCATGAAAACTAAATCTACCGCATTTTTCTCCCACCAATCTATGGGTTCCTTTAATATTGCTATGGCTATGGCAGGCTTTATGACGTTTTCAGGGTTTCCGTGGGGAATGGCGTATTTTCCTTCTATAAGGGTCGGTCCCATGATTTCCCTTTTGTATATATCCAGGAGAAATCCATTTTTAACATATCCGCCTTTTGTGAGAAGATCAGCAAGGCCATCTAAAACTTCATTCTTGCTGCTGTAATCAGGTTCCACCAAAATAAGTTCCTCATGTATAACATCTGCAAGGGGAGAATGGATTTTAACATCGGCCGGTATATTTTTTAGCGGCAAATTGCCTCCAAGAATATTTTGTAATTTTTTCGCGGCACTGCCATCCACTACTTCCTCCAATGAAATAAACGGTGTTGAATTATCATGAGGGTTTATACTTCCAACAATTGCAGCCACATCGTATTCCGATTTTAATTTCTTGATCTTCTCCAAGACATCCTCATCTCCCGCGATGCCAACAGGGATGATTTCCGCTTTTTCCTCAATACCCGGCAGCATTTTTTCTATAAGTCTTTTTATCCTTACCGCAGTTCCCTCTCCCGTTATACACAATGTTATAATAGCTCTTTTTTCTTTTGGCTCTGAATCTTGCGGCACAAATCTCCCCAGCCCCGTCTTGTCTTTATCGATTATTTCAACAATTTCGTCCAGCTGAGCATCCGGTAGAATCGCTCTGCGCGTTGCCTCCAAAACCATAACTGTATCAACTCTGCCCACTGTTTTTGTGGGAATTCCGGTTCTTTTAGTGATTATTTCTCCAAATGTTATCAAAGATCCCATGTCCACTAACAAAAGCACGCCTTTTCCTTCATCTGCCTTTTTCACCGTTTC
Coding sequences within:
- a CDS encoding PTS sugar transporter subunit IIA, giving the protein MQEVKLIDPSLIMLNVEATEKEEVITLMAKKLISEGYVKSSYLNAILQREKEYPTGLPTNGVGVAIPHTDIEHVIKPGIAVATLKNPVKFNVMGNPDEEVDVKLIFMLAITDPNTQINLLKKLVDIFQKKRFLIKLISIENKEEFAKELNSAISNATDELNNNINSI
- a CDS encoding PTS sugar transporter subunit IIB, which gives rise to MKSKKIVIACGTGIATSTVVAEKVEEACRKEGIKADISQCKVTELNSYSNGADLIISTTFVSGNYDVPVISGLPFITGVGEEETIKKIIDELKK